AATGTTTATATTCAAAAAATACCAAGGGCCAAAACCTGGAAGCCGAACCTCCGGCCAACTTGCTTGCCTCTTTTTCTAACAATGAACTTCTTGGAACGACTTCGATATGTTTTAATCTAAACACATAAAACTGCTCTTCAATGCCGTACAAAATACCAAAGACAACCGCTAGTATCATCAATAATGGTACGACTCTTATTTTGGCAACCTTTGATTCTCTCAATATATCACGTCCATTGCATGGACACAGTTCCTTGTTTCTTGTTGCTTGAAGCGATCAGATTTAGTATTTGATTCCCGTATATATTCACGTTGCCGGCACCTAAGGTTAAGAGGATGTCGCCAGGGAGTATATTTTCAGCAACTTTTGAAACCACCTCGTCTTCGGAAAGGGAAAAGCAATTTTTATGGCCGTACTCACTTGTGAGGCTATCAACTATCAGGTCCGAACTGATGCTCAGTTCCAACTTTTCGTCAGCCGGGTATACGGGCAATATATACACCAAATCAGCCTTCATAAGAGCCTCGGCAAATTTCCTGTACATAGCCTTGGTACGCGAATACCTGTGTGGCTGAAAAATTACCACTAGCCTGCGGGATGGAAAGATGTTACGTAAAGTATCGAGTGTAGCCTGTACCTCCCTCGGATGGTGGCCGTAGTCATCGTAAAAATAGATATCATCGCACACACCGAGACATTGCAGCCTTCGCTTTGTTCCTTTAAATTTATGGAGTGCATGTCGAATCGTATTAAAGTTTATGCCCAATAAATCGCAAACGGCACAAGCAGCAAGGGCGTTCAACACATTATGCTCTCCCGATACTCTTAGGTTTATTTCGCCTATCTCGGCTCCCCGTTTGACAACGGTGAAAGAAACCCCCCCGCCAACGGAGTGATTGACCCCAACGGCACCCCAATCCCATTGCATTCCCCAACCATAGGTAATGCAATGGGGCGCGAACTTTCCGGCTACCGACTGACATCCTGTGTCCTCGCCACATATGATAATCTTGCCGTCATCCTTGCGTTTGGATAAAAAACGGAGAAAAGCATCCTGAACGGATTGAAATGTAGGATAAAAATTTACATGATCCCAATCGATGTTCGTAACCACCGGTATATAACAGGAGAAGAGCTCAAAAGAGCCGTCGCTTTCATCCAACTCAGATACCATATAATCCCCATGCCCGAGTCTGGCATTGCCCCCTATATCCGACACCTCGCCCCCTATAGCGATAGTAGGATCGAGCCCTGCTGCATCCAAGACAGTCGCGATCATTGATGATGTGGTAGTCTTCCCGTGGGCACCAGCTACACCTATGCCTTTTAGTCGATTGAATATCGAGCTGAGGATGTCTCCTCTTCTTACCACATTTACTCCTGCTTTTCTGGCATAAACTAATTCATCGTTATCCCATGCGATCGCGCTGCTATATACCAGCATGTCCGGCCTGAAAATATCTATATGAGATGCACCATGGCCACAAAGAACCTTTATGCCAAGCTTCTCTAAATTATATACGTAGTTAGTCCTTGTTACATCGCAACCAGACACTTCATAACCCATCTCTTTCAGCAAATGAGCCAAACCGCTCATTCCGGCGCCACCGACTCCCATCAAATGAAGATATTTTATTCCGTCTCCCAGAAGCATCTTTTCTTTAATATTTTTAAAAACATCCAATGGGGCCCTCTCCTTTCGTAGAAAAAGACGATACCACGTTCCAGAAACGGGCACATATGTCGTTCCTTTTCTCGTCACACATATTTTGATCAATACCAAACCTGCATTTATCCGATACTTCTAAAATTGCTTCTTCCAAAAGATTTAAGCCGTTCCTCTCTTGCCAAACTGTCCCTATTCCTAAACGTAAGAAAAGTTCTGCGTTTGCCAATTGATGGTTGTCCGATGCCTCTTCCCAAGGCACTAATACACTTGGTACATGATAGCAGATAAGCTCCGAAAGTGTCGATGCCCCACACCTTGTAACGACGTAGTCGGCCAGGGAAAAATGAGCGGACAGATCCCACGCTTGAGGCAAAACAATCACGTTATCGGAGATCCACCGTATACCATGTTTACCTTCCGGTCCTAACAACATGAAGATATGATTTTTAAGGCTTTCGCGTTTAGCGACCTCCGTTACGGCATGTTTTAAAGATTCTCCCCCAATAGAACCGCCCATAACCAGAGAAAACCTCTTCTTTGGCGGAAGAACGCCATCTCCTCCAAGCATCTCCCACGCCTTTTGTTTTGTTATTATATTGAATTTACGAACGGGAATACCCACATATCTAAAATCACTCTTTCCTAAGTTTGTGCATTCCTCCCATCCCGTGATAATAAGCATTCCCTTCCTACTGCAAAGCCTGGTAGATTTGCCGGCAACAGCATTTTGTTCGTGAGCAATCATTGGCACCCTTAATAAAGAAGTCATCAAAGCAAAGGGAACAGATAAATAGCCTCCAAATAGAACAATGAGATCAGGTTTAATGTTTCTTACTATATTGCGTATCTTAACCAAAGAAAGAGTCAATTCTTTCCAACGGATGAACGAGCGCAATCCCTTAACGCCAAAGGGAGATCCTGATAACGATAATGTTATGGGTTCTATGTTTAACGCATTGTAAATTTTTTGCTCAAGCATTCTATTTCCGCATAGATAAATAATTTCGGCGGGCAATTTCATTTCTTCGATCCAATTGGCAAAGGAGACCGCCGGCAGTATATGCCCGCCAGTTCCTCCAGCAACAAATAGCATCTTCAACTTATTGCCCATCAAGACGCGCTCCTTTTGATCATCCTATTATTCTCGGCAGAACAGCGCAACAACAATCCTATTTTAACCCACGTTGCCAGCAAAGCACTGCCACCGTAACTCAAAAAGGGCATGGCCTTACCCGTCAAAGGAATTAGAGTGGTCACGCCTCCAACGTTGATAAAGAAAGGTATCAATATCGAAAGCCAAAGCCCGAAGACAAGATATCTGCGGTATTCATCATCAAAGTCACGCCACATGTAATAAACCCTGACAGAGATCACGGCAAAAGCGCCAATAACCGCCATGGAACCTAAAACACCTAGTTCCTCGGCAGAAATGGCAAAGATAAAGTCAGTATGTGCTGCAGGCAAATATTGGAGTTTTTGTAAACTCCTGCCAAGCCCGACCCCCCAAAAACCTCCGTTTGCAAAGGCGATCAACCCCTGTATTATTTGAAACCCCTCGTTCAAAGGATCTTGCCACGGATCAATCCAAGCCTTAAGTCGTCTTAATCTGTAGGAAGCGTTGAATATCAAAATGATTGCGGGGACAGAGGTGGTGACCAATAAAATTAAGGGATATTTCCATCCGTACTTCATAATGAAGATCCCCAAACCTATTGCAAAGAGAATTATTGTGGATCCGATATCAGGCTGAAAAAGGAGAGGAATAGCACTCACGATCAGTACGCTTATCGTGCGCACGAATGCGCTTATTGGAGGTTCTTCATATCCAGATATAACGCTGGAGAGGTAGATAACGACAGAAAAAATTAAAAACTCCGATGGCTGAAATGAGAAAGGCCCCAACCTCATCCATCTAGAAGATCCGCTTACAGACATTCCAAATGAAGGTATCAACGTCGCAAAGGACAACAGGAAAGCCAAAATCCAAAGAAATGGTGAAACTTTTCTCCATATATCAATGGGAACAGAATAGGACAGAGCCATTCCAGCCAGGGATACCAGTAACCACTTGATTTGTTTCATTCCATACACCCAAGGCGTCCCAAACTGCTTGATTGAAAAATAACCCGAAGCAGATGTTATCATTATGATCCCAAATACCGACAGAGCTAAGGGGATCACAATTAGCCACAGATCAAAGGCGTGCGAATTTTCTTGAGCTTGAAAGATATCTCTTTCGTTATCCATTTTTCACACTATTCGCCTCTACAATGGTTTTAACTATTCTCTTAAAATCCTCTCCTCTTTCGTGGTAGTTTTTATACATGTCCCAGCTTGTACAGGCTGGAGAAAGCAACACTATATCGCCCGGGCAGGCCATATTAAAGGCACAATACACCGCCTCCTCCATGGAAGACACAAGAAGATAATTGCGAAAACCTGCCCTCTCCAGGGCTTCGGATATCGCTTCTTTTTCTGCGCCCAACAAAACCGCACCGCGCGCATGCGCTTTAACAGCCTTGGCGAGTTCATCGTATTGCTCTCCCTTTCCCTTTCCTCCTAAAATAATAACTTTTGTGCCGGGTATAGATGTTATGGCAGTTATCGAGGAGGCTACGTTAGTTCCTTTCGAATCGTCTATAAAAGTTATGCCCCTTTTTTCTCCAACCTTTTCGCATCGATGGGGAAGGTTTTTAAAATCCGATAACAAGTGAGATGTTCTTTCCGCGTCACACCCCAGGTAATAAACTGCAGCCATGGCCATGGCCGCATTTTCGACGTTGTGACGGCCATATAAAGGCAAGATGCTATATGAAAAAAGTTTTATATCGCGGCTTTCTGTCCTTAAATAGGCTTCAGAATCGTGCAATATTATTTCGTCTTGTTCTTCGCATTTGCCCTTACTGCAATCGGAGGCCCAACGCAAAACAGCCCCCCGACATCCATTTGTCCCTAAAAGTTCTCGGTCTTTATTTTGGTATATACAATATCCATCGGAAGAAAGAAGGTCTTTAATACGCTTTTTCGATTCGACGTAAGCATTAAAACTTCCGTGCCAGTCGAGATGATCGGGGCATATATTTGTAACGACCGCTATATGACAACTGAACCGATTTGCCCAATGAAGCTGAAAACTGCTAATCTCGGCTGCTATGAAATCTAAGTCCTGTTTTGCAAAATCCGCCAGCGGAAAGCCGAAATTTCCGGCCAATGCCGTCTTGTAACCCAATTTAGATAATAAATGAGCTATTAAAGCAGATGTGGTACTTTTTCCGTTAGTCCCCGTTACCCCTATGATTTTTCCTATTAAATAAGGAAACACAAAATCAAGCTCTCCTTGGATAGGCACCCCGGCATTTTTTGCCATCTCTACAGGCAAGCTTTTCGGGGATATTCCCGAGCTCAATACTACTAAATCGCAGTTCAGCATTTTATTCGTGTGGCCCTTTTCCTCCCACAAGATACCTTTTTTACGGTAGAGATCCCTGGTATCTGAATCGATTTCTTCCCGCTCGGTTACGAAAACGTCATATCCCAATTTTTTCGAGAGAAGAGCCAAAGACTTTCCGCTTATTCCACTCCCAACTACAGTTACTTTCATATTCTAGATCACCTGCCGGGCCAACAATGCCATCAAAAGAGACGCTCCTACAAGGTGTACGAGCCAAAACCGTATTACGATATGGCCTTCAGGCCAACCGCATAACTCGAAATGATGATGCAAGGGGCTCATCTTAAAAATTCTCTTTCCGAAGCACCTAAAGGATATGACCTGCAATATTACGGAAACTATTTCTATGCCAAATATAAGAGAAACCGGAAATATCAATAATATGCGTCCTGAAAGGGCAACATTTCCCATTAATAAGCCAGCGATAAAATGAGCTCCCACATCTCCCATAAACACCTTGGCCGGATGGGAATTATACCATAAAAAAGAAAGAGTGCATGCCAACCCAATTATGATGGATATAATACATGAATCGATATTCGAGACGAGTAGAAGTATGACAAGCGATATTGCCGAAGCCCCTGCAGCGAGTCCATCGAGACCATCTGTAATGTTCAATGCATTGTAAAATCCTAGAGCAAAAAAAGCTAAAAATATGAAAGCTAAACCCGAAGGAATTGCAGGCAAATATTGAGAAAAAAAGAGATTGATCTCTCTGGAAGCAATCCATGCCCAGGGCAAGACAACGATTATCTGGCCAAACAATTTCGCCCTTGACGTCAATCCTTCGCTTGATCGTTTTGACAACTTGATAAAATCGTCTACAAAACCCACTGCCGCTCCGCCAAGGGGCAACCACCAAAGGATTAAAGTTTCCATCGCATTCCCGCTTTTTACGTTTAAAAAGAACGAGGCGATGAACGTCAAAACGACAAATACAACGCCGCCCATAGTCGGCGTACCCGCCTTTAGGACTAAATGACGCTCGGGGCCATAGCTTTTTGGTGTCTGCCCCCACTTAAATCTCAAAAATAACCCTATCCATATTTTTAGCAAGAAAATTCCAAGAACGATTAAAAAACCCAAGATAAAGAACAAATAACTATAATTCATGCAAAGACCACCAATCGTAAATGCGTTCCATTTCATATACCCTAGATCCCTTTACTAAAACGACGTCTCCTGTTCTCAAGATGGCCTTTAAATGGTTGACGATATCTTCCATATCCTGAAGACATAATACGTTCTTATAATTTTTGTTTATGCCCTTCCACTCGCTCCCATATATCAACACCTGATCAGCTGTTTTGGCAGCACAATCCAGGATCTCGTCATGAAAACGATTTGCGTAACTGCCCAGCTCTTTCATTCCGCCCAATACAGCAATTTTGCGCCCCTTTGAAGGTATTAGGCAGAGATTATCTATGGCAGCCTTCACGGATACGGGGCTGGCATTGTATGATTCGTCGATGAATAAAACTCCCTCTTCGCTTTGAAGTATAGCCCCTCTACCTCTAGGCAAACTCATGACAAATAACCCCTGGGCAATATCATCTAAAGCAACACCATACTCGCACCCAACGGCAAAAGCAAGCGACATTATAAGGGTGTGTTGCTTTCCCCATAACTTGCTTTCAACAGCTTTAAGGCCAAAAGGTGAATCTATAGTTATCTTTCTAAAATAATGTTTTCCGTCCCAACGCAAAGATGAGTCAGTGATTCTATAGACGCACGAAGGGCTCGTCCCAACGCTTATTATTTTAGAAGGTCGGTGTTTTAATTTATCGATACCTGAATTCAAAGTTGGTGAGTCGCCGTTCACTAACAACAGTTTGCAGTCGGCGGTTACAATTTCCAGTTTTGCCTCCAAAACACCGTCAATATCCCCAAAGCCCTCTAGATGTACAGGTTCGACAGAGGTAATCACCGATGACGATGGCCTGAATCTGTTAGCAATCTCTCCAATTTCTCCCTTAGCATTGGCCCCCATTTCCAAAACCAAAAATTCCGTATCCCTTGGCGCAGCCAATATTGTAAGGCAACAGCCCAATAGGGTGTTGTAGTTTCCTCTTGAGACATGAACGCGATATATTCTTTCCAAGACCTTGCCTATCGCTTCTTTGGTAGTGGTCTTTCCAACGCTTCCGGTAATAGCAACGATTTCTCTTAGGGACGAAAGCCCTGCAAGATATCTTTCCGATGCCTCTAAAATGGCCACATCAGGCGAAGGGACTCCAAAAAAAGAGATATCTTTATTAAAAGAAGTAAACTTTGACATTTCCTCATCCTTAAGTATTACTCCCTTTGCACCCCTATTTATGGCATCGCTTATGAATGAATGGCCATCGGACCTATTTCCCTTTAAGGCTATGAATATATCTCCCTTTTCGATCTTTCTGCTGTCCGTCTTAATTGAACAAGGCAAAGAAATATCAGCACCGCAAAGGCGAGTGCAGTTGAAGAGTTTCCCCACAGTCATATCTTCAGGAAAAGAATCTGTCGGACTCATGAAAGTACCCTTCCCCTTAGATTGCACCATTCCTTCAAGGCTTCAAAGTCGTTATAAGGTATCGTCCTGTCTTTGAATATTATTTGACGCTCCGGACCCTTCCCTGTTACCAAAACTACATCTCCTTTACCCGCGCGATCTAACGCGAAATGTAAAGCCTCTTTCCTGTCTATAATAGTCCAATATTCAGAGCTCCCGGGGAATGATTTTATTCCATCTGCAATCTGCGACGCAATATCCCTGGGATCCTCGCTCCTCGGATTATCCATAGTAACGACTATACAATCCGCGAATCGGGCGGCTATGCTTCCTAATATCGGCCTATTCTCTTTAAAACGCTCTCCTCCATGGCCGAAAACAAGCCACACCCTCCCATTGCAGAGGGGTTTGACTGTGGAAAGTACTTTTTCTAAAGCATCAGGAGTATGGGCATAGTCAATTATACATACAGGGCCATCTTCTACAAAATACCTTTCCAGTCTTCCCGGAACGGGAGGGCAATTTTCTAAGCCTTTTCTGATAACCTCCGCGTCAAAGTCTAACGACCAAGCAACGCTAGAGGCAGCTAAGGCATTCAATACATTGTATTCTCCCAGCAGAGGCAGGGTGACATTTTCGAGCGTAAAGCCTTCAGGGAAACTTATATCCATGGTGATACCTCTAATTGAGCTACGTCTTATGGAACCATAAAAGGCGTTTTCTGCCTTTTGGCGCAGGGAAAAACCTAAAATGTGTGGTGCAAACTCATTTGCAATCTTTTCTCCATAAGGATCATCGATATTTATGGAAGCTTTCCAGTCGCCACGCATATATTTTATGAAGAGATCTCTCTTTGCACAAAAATAGTTTTCCATATCACCATGATAATCCAAATGTTCGGGCGTCAAGTTCGTAAACACCGCCCTATCGTATAGACAGCCGAAGATACGCTTTTGCTCTATGCCATGAGAAGAGGCCTCCATTACACATGCGTGGCATCTGTTATCTACCATTTTATTTAACAATGACTGAATCAACGGAGCTTGAGGAGTTGTGCGATCGGCATCCTCGTGGCTTTTTCCGTCGTTATAGACTATGGTTCCTATTAATCCGCATTTCATGTCACCTGTATCTAAAATGCTTTTGATAAGATAGGTGGTCGTGCTCTTTCCGTTAGTTCCCGTAACAGCAATCATCAGTAGTTTGCTCGTAGGCAGGCCGTAGAAATATGCCGAAGCGAATCCACATGCTTCCCCTGCATTCTTTACTATAAGTTGAGGTATCGCCAAATCATCAACCCTTTCGGATGTAAGTACAGCCACTGCTCCCTTCCGTTGCGCATCCTGTGCGAATTCAACCCCTTTTCTTTTACTTCCTTCGAGGCAACAAAAAAGAGCACCTTCGCCTAATTGTCTACTGTCTATGGAGATCTCTGAAATTTCATTCTCCAAGCAGTTCGTGCCCGCTTCTATTATTTTCTTCAGACATCGTCTTCGGAAAAGAAAGTCTGCCAACTCTTTGATCGAAACTTTCATTTCCAGTCACCCATCCTATCGTTTGAGAATTTAAAAGCCGCTTGCCATCATCTCTTCAACGATTGTCCTAAAAATAGGAGCTGCTATTACTCCAGCTAAATAACCCTTTGCGCCAGGGTTTCCTACAGTGACTATTAAAACATAACGAGGGCTGTCATATGGCCAAAAACCGGCAAAAGTGGCTACGTGAGTATCTTGCAAATATTTTCCCCTATGAGCAACCTGAGCGGTACCGGTTTTCCCAGCCACCTTCGCGTTCTCAACATCAGCACGCTTGCCTGTGCCCTCTGCCACTGCCTGCCTTAAGGTCATTCTCAACCTTTCGGCCGTTGAATTTGAAAGCACTCGGCCAATCTCGCGCCTTTGGCCGTGGTAAACTTCGCTGCCCTTTCTGTCAAAAACGCTTTTCGTCAAATAGGGACGAACCAAAAGGCCTCCGTTTGCAATAGCCGAAAAAGCTTGGGCTAACTGGAGAGGCGTAACTGCGATGCCCTGTCCCAGAGCGATGTTGGCAGGCACAACGCCCCACCATTGAGATGGAAGAGGGAGTAATCCTCCTTCTTCACCCGGCAATTCTACGCCTGTAGGAACGCCAAACCCCCAGCTTTTAAGGGCATTGTAAGTTAAGTTTGTGGGCATCATCATACCAATTTGAGCCATCCCAACATTGCATGAGTTTATAATTATTTTATTGAAGTCCTGATTTCCATGAGCACGCCAATTGACCTCACGAATCACATGATCCGCTATTTTTATTGATCCTGAGCAGTTGAACCTGCTTTTTGAGTTAACATACCCGTTTTCCAAGGCTATGCCCATAATGATAGGTTTTAATACCGAGCCAGGTTCATATACCCTGCCTATCGCGTTGTTTCTGAGTGCATCGCCCGAGAAGGTCTCTCTATTCCCGGGGTCAAAGGAAGGAAAACTCGACATGGCTAATATTTCTCCCGTCATGGGATCCATACATACAGCCGCTGCCCATTCCGCATTGTTCACGGATGCTCCGTTTTGCAAAGCCTCATCGACTATGTACTGCAACCTCCAGTCGATTGTAAGAACTACCTCGCTATTAAGAAAGACCATTCCTTCCTCTGAAGATAAATTTGCTACCTCGAAGTAATTTCCCGCGGCGTCTCTTATTAAATTTCTCATACGCGGCGGATTGTACAGAAAAAAGTCCCATTGTCTCTCGACTCCGGAAAGGCCTTTTTCATCTATGTCGACAAAGCCCAACAGATGGGCCATATGTTTTCCAAAGGGATAGGAGCGCTCCATTTCCTTTATGCCGTATACCCCTTTTAAATTTAAAGATAATATCTCTTCGCCCTTTTGTAATGTTAATTTACGGACTAACCACATAAATCTACCCTCTAGAGGCTTTTGTAGTTTCTGGACGACTTGCTTAGGAAGATGCTGACCTAAAGCCGACAATTGGTTTGGATCCCAAAATGCAGGATCGATAAACACGCTCCATCGCGGAACGGATAAGGCCAGAGTTATACCGTTTCTGTCCGCAATCGTGCCTCTCGACGATGTCACCAAAACTTGTTGCCAATACTGGCTCCTAGCCCACATTACAACTCTTGAATCGGGAACAAGACAAAGTTGGACAACTTTAGCCGTTGTAACAACAAAGGCTAAAAATATTAAAAGCCAAAGACCCCTAGACCCTTTCAAAATTAGTCCTCTCTATCCTCCTTGGCGCTGGCAAAGGCAGAGAAAATTCCAAACGTCTTTCTTGTTTCAACAGCTACAGTCGGCAAATTATCTCCTTGAAAACGTTCACTATCGGGAGCGATTGCAAGTCGTATCGTAGAATCTCTCTCTAAGCTCTTCGTCATGCCCAAATTCCCGCTGGCATAATAGACGACCCGATCCGGAGCCATCATGGAAAGAAGGCGTTGAGAAAGAAGCAAATCCTTTTGTTGTAATGCTTCAATTTGTTGGTTTAAAGCCATCAATTCATGTTCTAAATATAAACTGTAAAAACGAAGCCCCGCAAGTCCGAGGAGAGCTAAGGAAACTAACACAATATAAGCATAAATACCCTTTTTGCCCTTTGTTGCCACCCTTACCACTCCCCATCAAAAACATCAGGATTTTATTAAAACGCGCAATTTTGCACTTCTAGATCTCGGATTACCTTCCATTTCTTCCCTCTTCGGTAAAATTGGTTTCTTAGAAAATACCTTCCCAATTCCTTCTTTTTCCCAGCCTTTAAAGGAATGTTTAACGATCCGGTCCTCCAGAGAATGGTAACTTATGACTACTAAATATCCCCCGCTTCGAAGGCAACCCAGGCTGTTTTTCAATCCGCTTTCCAGTGCTCCCAATTCATCGTTAACAACAATTCTTAGAGCCTGAAAGATCCTTCTTGCCGGATGTTTTCTCATTTGCCTCTGAATTTTTGCCGGAAGTGCCCCCCTAATTATCTCCACCAACTCCGCAGTAGAAGTGATCAACCCTTTCTGCTCGCGATATCTGACTATTGCCTTTGCTATTTGGCGGGAGTAACGCTCCTCGCCATACTTATAAAAGACATCAGATAACTCTTTGATGCTATAGTTATTTATTATATCAAAGGCTGTTAATTCAGCTTCCCGGTCCATCCTCATGTCAATAGGTCCCGGTTTATTGAATGAAAACCCTCTTTCATCATCGTCAAGCTGCAACGAAGAGACGCCCAAATCGAATAAAATTGCATCAACCGCTACGGATCTAAAGCTATTTTTAACGACATCGCCTATAAACCTGAAATTTGATTTAACTAACAAGACCCTTTCGCCGAAGGGTTTAAGCTTTTCCGAAGCTATCGCTAAGGCTCTCTCATCCTGGTCAAGTCCTAAAAGCTTAATGTCCGGAAAAGTCGACAACAAAGCATATGCATGCCCCCCAAGCCCTACAGTAGCATCGACAACTAACCTTATATCGTCAGATAGCGATAGTATATCGATAATTTCATTAGTTAATACAGGAACATGCCTTATTGCTTCCATTCTACGCCCTCGACGATCGTTGACAGATTTGACAAAATATCCTGTCTATATTTGTTCCAGGTCTCACGATCCCATATTTCCAGATGATCTCCAACTCCGATGATGCTGACCTCCGTTTCTAAGTATGCATGCGACTTTAACATCTGAGGAAGAAGTATTCTCCCAGCCGAATCGAGTGTAATTTCATGAGCCGTTGCCAAAAATACGCGCAAAAAATCTCTAGCCTTACTTTGAGAAAAGGGCATCTTTTGCAATTTTTCAAGCAACTTCTCCCACTCATCCTTGGAATACAAAGAGATGCACCTCTCGACACCAACAGAGGCAACGAGCTGTTCCCCCATCTCCTGTCTGAACCTAGATGGCAATACCAATCGGCCTTTACTGTCCAGGCGATGCTCATAGGTCCCGATCATCATCTCACACGCCATCCCACTTTAAAACACTTTCTACCACTTTACCACTAAGTCAACACATAATACAAGCCCCAGGGCCTAATTTAGTCAACTTATTATTAGGCCCTGGGGCTTGTATTATTTATTTCGAGCATTCCATAAGCCGGGTTCTGTGATATTGATGACCATTTATCTTGGGATGAGCTCGCGCCCATCCTCTAGCGATCAACCCGGAGGTCAGCGGGCCACCTCATCCCTCCCTATTAGATCTTGCTCCAAGCGGGGTTTGCCTGGCTCATTGGTCGCCCAATGACCGGTGGGCTCTTACTCCACCTTTTCACCCTTACTCCAAATGGGAGCGGTATCTTTCTGTGGCACTATCCCGAGGCTCGCGCCTGCTGGACGTTATCCAGCGCTTTGCCCTGTGGAGCCCGGACTTTCCTCGTTCTATCCCAGGAACGCGGTCACCCGGAATGCTCGAAGTCTTGTTTATTTTCTATATTAAAGATATCATCATGAAGACCTTTTTTCAACACCATAACATTGGCTTTTAGGGAGGGTTCTTATGGAAACGCAGTTTTCGCCAATGCCCGGATACGATGAATTCAAAAATAAAGTTAAGTCGCTAATGAACATTGAACTGGACGCCTATAAACAGCAAATTCACCGACGGGTCCATATGTTAATGCAGCGTTGGGAATGTTCCAATTATGAAAAATATTTCGAAATACTGAAAAAAGATCCGGAAAAACGAAAGGAGTTTTTGGACTACCTCGCAATCAATGTGTCTGAATTTTTTAGAAATCCATCAATATGGTGGCATTTGCGAGACAAGGTTTTGCCGGTGTTAATAAAGGAGAAAGGAAGACGTCTTAAAATGCAGAAACTAAGAAAACTTTGTATCAGAAGTTCGTCAAGGCTCTACGTCCGGGAGGTATAATGATGGTTGGTGCCACTGAGCATATTTACGATTATCGCAGCCTCGATTTGGAGCCCCTGGGACAATTTTTATATAGGAGAAAATAAAAGATAAAAAATCCCGTGGGATATTTTATAAAGAACA
The window above is part of the Acetomicrobium thermoterrenum DSM 13490 genome. Proteins encoded here:
- a CDS encoding protein-glutamate O-methyltransferase CheR encodes the protein METQFSPMPGYDEFKNKVKSLMNIELDAYKQQIHRRVHMLMQRWECSNYEKYFEILKKDPEKRKEFLDYLAINVSEFFRNPSIWWHLRDKVLPVLIKEKGRRLKMQKLRKLCIRSSSRLYVREV